One part of the Musa acuminata AAA Group cultivar baxijiao chromosome BXJ1-5, Cavendish_Baxijiao_AAA, whole genome shotgun sequence genome encodes these proteins:
- the LOC135673910 gene encoding uncharacterized protein LOC135673910: MQPPRMIRDLQRLNGRLVALSRFLSRSGDRCLPFFKALKDPKNFRWTTECERAFEQMKQHLANLPRLASVSQEEKLSLYLAASQHAVSSVLVKENSGDQLPVYYVSHMLSRPEGRYPPIEKLALALVLSARKLRPYFQTHPIEVITDQPLRLVLSKFDVAGRLLKWAVELGEHDIQYTPRTAIKAQSVADFIAELTPSTGEELEPPRDTWTLHVDGSANAKCAGAGLVLVTPDDRSIERSFRFGFRATNNEAEYEALLAGLRLALEMRVTDIRVTTDSQLVARQLDGEYEARDPTMAKYLAQVKNLATKFVHFELSNVPRSENQRADTLAKLASDPTPRARPETEELPHRAIEIVATVTGGAPTTWVQEMLRFKRDGTLPDNKTTARRLRRTQAWYSEEGGRLYKRSFSHPLLRCLEPNEAQTVLSDMHEGACGEHIGERVLAYKILRQGYYWPTMR, encoded by the coding sequence ATGCAGCCCCCTCGGATGATCAGAGACCTgcagcgccttaacgggaggctgGTCGCCCTATCACGTTTCCtttcccgatcgggagatcgctgcctccccttcttcaaggccctgaaggatccgaagaacttccgatggacgaCGGAATGTGAGAGGgccttcgagcagatgaagcaacacctggccaacctcccccgactcgcCTCAGTCTCCCAAGAGGAGAAACTGAGTCTCTACCTCGCCGCCTCCCAGCACGCGGTCAGTTCGGTTCTGGTCAAAGAAAACTCCGGCGACCAACTgccggtctactatgtcagccacatgcTGAGCAGGCCAGAAGGACGCTACCCGCCAATCGAAAAGCTGGCGCTGGCGCTCGTCCTGTCGGCACGAAAGCTCCGCCCTTACTTCCAGAcccacccgatagaggtaataacTGACCAGCCGCTTCGGCTCGTTCTGTCTAAATTCGACGTTGCAGGGCgcctcctcaaatgggcagtggagctcggcgagcacgacatacaGTACACGCCTCGGACCGCCATTAAAGCCCAATCCGTGGCAGACTTTATCGCGGAGCTGACCCCGAGTACAGGCGAAGAACTCGAGCCACCGCGTGACACGTGGACTCTCCACGTAGACGGGTCGGCCAACGCAAAGTGCGCCGGCGCAGGGCTGGTGCTGGTGACACCCGACGACCGCTCGATTgagcgctccttccgcttcgggttcagggccaccaacaacgaagcaGAATACGAGGCTCTCCTAGCGGGGCTCCGATTGGCACTGGAGATGCgggtgaccgacatacgcgtaaccaccgactcacagctggtggctaggcagctcgacgGCGAATACGAAGCCCGGGACCCGACCATGGCGAAATACTTGGCACAGGTAAAAAACCTTGCCACCAAGTTCGtccattttgaattgtcgaatgttcccagaagcgagaaccagcgagccgacaccctgGCCAAACTGGCGTCCGACCCGACCCCCAGGGCTCGACCCGAGACCGAAGAGCTCCCTCACCGAGCCATAGAGATCGTCGCCACAGTCACGGGCGGCGCGCCGAccacttgggtacaggagatgctacgcttcaagcgggacggaACCCTACCCGACAATAAAACTACGGCTCGACGCTTGCGTCGAACGCAGGCATGGTACTCTGAAGAAGGAGGACGGCTGTACAAGCGGTCTTTCTCGCACCCCTTGTTACGCTGCCTAGAGCCGAACGAAGCCCAGACagttctgtccgacatgcatgaaggggcctgcggggaacacataggcGAACGAGTCCTGGCGTATAAGATACTCCGACAgggatactactggccgaccatgcgctag